One segment of Desulfatirhabdium butyrativorans DSM 18734 DNA contains the following:
- a CDS encoding cytochrome b/b6 domain-containing protein → MEHLVNIYLYTRYERFWHWFQMAVIVVLLVTGLEVHGLYSLFGFERAVWLHNTLGITWLVAFAFFVFWVFTSGEWRQYVPTTRKMFAMIRYYGYGIFKGEPHPVPKRKDAKHNPLQRLVYLSLAAFLLPVQMVSGMLYWGYNSWGTWGLSRLSLNWVAVVHMAGAFAIISFIIVHVYMTTTGHSISAHIKAMISGWESVPSDAAIEDWEKKAKKPEFVLQ, encoded by the coding sequence ATGGAGCATCTGGTCAACATCTATTTGTACACGCGTTATGAGCGCTTCTGGCACTGGTTTCAGATGGCCGTCATTGTCGTACTGCTCGTCACGGGGCTCGAGGTGCATGGTCTCTACAGTCTTTTCGGCTTCGAAAGGGCCGTCTGGCTGCACAACACGCTCGGCATCACCTGGCTGGTGGCATTCGCATTCTTCGTTTTCTGGGTGTTTACCAGCGGGGAATGGCGGCAGTATGTGCCGACGACACGTAAAATGTTCGCCATGATCCGCTACTATGGCTATGGCATTTTCAAGGGGGAGCCTCATCCGGTACCCAAACGGAAGGATGCCAAACACAATCCCCTGCAGCGTCTGGTCTATCTGTCGCTCGCTGCCTTCCTGCTGCCGGTGCAGATGGTCAGCGGCATGCTGTACTGGGGATACAATTCATGGGGAACATGGGGCCTTTCGAGGCTTTCCCTGAACTGGGTTGCCGTCGTGCACATGGCAGGCGCGTTTGCCATTATTTCGTTCATCATCGTCCATGTCTACATGACGACAACAGGACATAGTATCAGTGCCCATATCAAGGCCATGATATCGGGCTGGGAAAGCGTACCGTCGGATGCGGCGATTGAAGATTGGGAAAAGAAGGCAAAAAAACCCGAGTTTGTTTTGCAATGA